In the genome of Candidatus Eisenbacteria bacterium, the window AACGCGCCGCGCTCGAAATCAGCGCGGCATCCCGCACCCGTGACGCCATGGCCGCCCGCGGGCTGTCGCCGCGGAAGCGTTTCGGTCAGAACTTCCTGGTGCGCCCGGAACTCGCCGAACGCATCGTCGAGCACTGCCACCTGAACAGCGAAGACGTGGTGGTCGAGATCGGCCCCGGCGCCGGGGCGCTCACCGGCCTGCTCGCCACGCGCTGTGCGCAGTTGATCGCGGTCGAGAAGGACGACGGTCTCTCGGAGCTCCTGCGCGAGGAATACGACGGCATCGAGCAGGTCACGATCGTCAACGCCGACTTCCTCGAATTCGACCTCACGGCCCTCGCGGCCGAGCGCGGCGTCTCGAAGCTCGTGGTGGTCGGCAACATTCCCTACAACATCACGACCCCGATCCTCGAGCACCTGTTCGAGCAGCGGCGCGTGGTCCGCAGCGCGGTGATGCTGGTGCAGAAGGAGTATGCCGAGCGGCTCGCCGCCGCCGCCGGCACGCCCGAATACGGCTCGCTCACGTTGTTCGCGCGCTATCACGCGCTGCTCGAGCCGCTCATGACGATCCGGCCCTCGGCGTTCTGGCCGCGCCCCGACGTGGACAGCATGCTGGTGCGGTTCTTCATGCGCGAGGAGCCGCCGGTACAGGTGCCCGACGAGGCGCTGATGTTCCGCATCATCCGCGGCGCCTTTCAGCAGCGGCGCAAGACGCTGCTCAACACGC includes:
- the rsmA gene encoding ribosomal RNA small subunit methyltransferase A, with product RAALEISAASRTRDAMAARGLSPRKRFGQNFLVRPELAERIVEHCHLNSEDVVVEIGPGAGALTGLLATRCAQLIAVEKDDGLSELLREEYDGIEQVTIVNADFLEFDLTALAAERGVSKLVVVGNIPYNITTPILEHLFEQRRVVRSAVMLVQKEYAERLAAAAGTPEYGSLTLFARYHALLEPLMTIRPSAFWPRPDVDSMLVRFFMREEPPVQVPDEALMFRIIRGAFQQRRKTLLNTLQETLELGKEPLERLSRHAGVDPRRRGETLTLEEFAKLARLAGDHIAAIDGKRRGEH